In Rhinopithecus roxellana isolate Shanxi Qingling chromosome 4, ASM756505v1, whole genome shotgun sequence, a single genomic region encodes these proteins:
- the ZNF184 gene encoding zinc finger protein 184 isoform X2, translating into MEPSIPVGTCADWETRLEDSMSAPEPDISEEELSPEVIVEKHKRDDSWSSNLLESWECEGSLERQQANQQTLPKEIKLTEKTIPSWEKGPVNNEFGKSINVSSNLVTQEPSPEETSTKRSIKQNSNPVKKEKSCKCNECGKAFSYCSALIRHQRTHTGEKPYKCNECEKAFSRSENLINHQRIHTGDKPYKCDQCGKGFIEGPSLTQHQRIHTGEKPYKCDECGKAFSQRTHLVQHQRIHTGEKPYTCNECGKAFSQRGHFMEHQKIHTGEKPFKCDECDKTFTRSTHLTQHQKIHTGEKTYKCNECGKAFNGPSTFIRHHMIHTGEKPYECNECGKAFSQHSNLTQHQKTHTGEKPYDCAECGKSFSYWSSLAQHLKIHTGEKPYKCNECGKAFSYCSSLTQHRRIHTREKPFECSECGKAFSYLSNLNQHQKTHTQEKAYECKECGKAFIRSSSLAKHERIHTGEKPYQCHECGKTFSYGSSLIQHRKIHTGERPYKCNECGRAFNQNIHLTQHKRIHTGAKPYECAECGKAFRHCSSLAQHQKTHTEEKPYQCNKCEKTFSQSSHLTQHQRIHTGEKPYKCNECDKAFSRSTHLTEHQNTHTGEKPYNCNECRKTFSQSTYLIQHQRIHSGEKPFGCNDCGKSFRYRSALNKHQRLHPGI; encoded by the coding sequence CATTTCTGAAGAAGAGCTATCTCCAGAGGTAATAGtggaaaaacacaaaagagaTGATTCTTGGAGTTCCAACTTGCTAGAAAGTTGGGAATGTGAAGGCAGTTTAGAGAGGCAGCAAGCAAACCAACAGACACTGCCAAAGGAAATAAAGCTAACTGAAAAGACAATACCCAGTTGGGAAAAAGGCCCTGTAAATAATGAATTTGGGAAAAGCATCAATGTGAGTTCAAACCTTGTAACACAAGAACCATCTCCAGAAGAGACCTCTACGAAAAGAAGCATCaaacagaattcaaacccagttaaaaaagagaaatcttgtaagtgcaatgaatgtgggaaagcttttaGTTATTGTTCAGCTCTTATTCGCCATCAGAGAAcacatactggagaaaaaccctacaaatgtaatgaatgtgaaAAAGCCTTCAGCCGGAGTGAAAACCTTATAAACCAtcaaagaattcatactggagataAACCATATAAATGTGATCAGTGTGGAAAAGGCTTCATTGAGGGCCCATCTCTTACTCAACAtcaaagaattcatactggagaaaaaccatataaatgtgatgaatgtgggaaagcctttagtCAGAGGACCCATCTTGTTcagcatcagagaattcatactggcgAGAAGCCATATACTTGTAATGAGTGTGGAAAAGCCTTTAGCCAGAGAGGCCATTTTATGGAACATCAGAAAATTCATACAGGAGAAAAACCTTTTAAATGTGATGAATGTGATAAAACCTTCACCAGGAGCACACACCTTACTCAACATCAAAAAATTCATACCGGAGAAAAAACctataaatgtaatgaatgtggaaagGCCTTCAATGGACCCTCAACTTTTATCCGTCATCATATGATTCATACTGGTGAAAAACCGTATGAatgcaatgaatgtgggaaagccttcagccaGCACTCAAACCTCACTCAGCATCAAAAAACAcatactggggagaaaccctatgATTGTGCAGAATGTGGAAAATCTTTTAGTTACTGGTCATCCCTTGCTCAACACctgaaaattcatactggagaaaaaccttacAAATGCAATGAATGTGGAAAGGCCTTCAGTTACTGCTCATCGCTTACTCAACATCGGAGAATTCACACGAGAGAAAAGCCCTTTGAATGCAGTGAATGTGGAAAGGCTTTCAGTTATCTCTCAAACCTTAATCAGCATCAGAAAACTCATACTCAAGAGAAAGCTtatgaatgtaaagaatgtgggaaagcttttatTCGGAGTTCATCTCTTGCTAAGCAtgaaagaattcatactggagagaaaccctatcaATGTCATGAATGTGGGAAAACCTTCAGTTATGGTTCATCCCTTATTCAGCATAGGAAAATCCATACTGGAGAAcgaccttacaagtgtaatgagtgtgggaGAGCATTCAACCAGAACATACACCTTACacaacataagagaattcatacaggAGCCAAGCCTTATGAGTGTGCTGAGTGTGGTAAAGCCTTTCGACATTGTTCATCTCTTGCTCAACATCAAAAAACTCACACAGAAGAAAAACCCTACCAGTGTAATAAATGTGAAAAGACCTTTAGCCAGAGCTCCCATCTAACTCAACATCAACGAATTCACACTGGGGAGAAGCCCTATAAGTGCAATGAATGTGACAAAGCCTTTAGCCGGAGCACTCATCTGACTGAACATCAGAAtactcatactggagagaaaccttataaCTGTAATGAATGCAGAAAGACTTTTAGCCAGAGCACATATCTCATTCAGCACCAGAGAATTCATTCAGGAGAGAAGCCTTTTGGATGTAATGATTGTGGAAAATCCTTCAGATATCGCTCTGCTCTCAACAAACATCAGAGACTGCATCCTGGCATATGA